A window of Aigarchaeota archaeon contains these coding sequences:
- a CDS encoding HIT domain-containing protein, producing MKWLWAPWRMAYISSGGSKECIFCAKGVSSNEREDLVLFKGKRCFVLMNLYPYNTGHLMVAPYRHVGNLTELDDYERNELMELIVKSIAILQKVLNPDGFNVGVNLGRAAGAGIEGHVHFHIVPRWSGDTNFMTVVGDVKVMPELLSDTYEKLVVHFLKEK from the coding sequence TTGAAGTGGTTATGGGCTCCCTGGCGCATGGCCTACATAAGCTCTGGCGGATCTAAGGAGTGCATCTTCTGCGCGAAAGGAGTATCTTCAAACGAGAGAGAGGACTTGGTCCTCTTCAAGGGTAAGAGGTGCTTCGTACTGATGAACCTCTACCCGTACAACACCGGCCACCTCATGGTGGCGCCCTATAGGCATGTGGGCAACCTGACGGAGCTGGACGATTATGAGCGGAACGAGCTAATGGAGCTTATAGTTAAGTCCATAGCAATTTTACAGAAGGTTCTGAACCCGGACGGTTTTAACGTAGGCGTAAACTTGGGAAGGGCCGCCGGTGCTGGTATTGAAGGGCATGTCCACTTTCATATAGTTCCACGATGGTCTGGCGACACGAACTTCATGACCGTCGTGGGTGACGTGAAAGTAATGCCTGAGCTGCTGAGCGACACCTACGAAAAGCTCGTGGTACACTTCCTCAAAGAGAAATAG
- a CDS encoding HAD hydrolase-like protein translates to MGKFKAIIFDIDATICDNTERKRRAIELTMNVAIPDEVYSRIKKRGFPYIIKALGFEPSDELVKKVEKCFLENEVLYVLDRPIEGAVETLNVLASSYRIGYVTGRPKEQLALDFLKRYGFPIGPVLARRIGSGEGMRKVEMFREVLRRLEAEPSEAVSVGDMPEDGLASRAVGMLSIGVAEFSTVDVDVMRNNFDYVIERITDLPKFLADLERGDL, encoded by the coding sequence ATGGGAAAATTCAAGGCCATAATATTCGACATCGACGCAACTATCTGCGACAACACCGAGAGGAAGAGAAGGGCGATCGAGCTAACGATGAACGTAGCGATCCCAGACGAAGTTTACTCGCGGATAAAGAAAAGAGGTTTTCCATACATCATAAAGGCACTCGGGTTCGAGCCTAGCGATGAACTCGTAAAAAAGGTTGAGAAATGCTTTCTCGAGAACGAGGTGCTCTACGTTCTGGACAGGCCGATAGAAGGTGCGGTCGAGACCCTTAATGTTTTAGCATCGAGCTATAGGATAGGGTATGTGACGGGTAGACCCAAAGAGCAGTTGGCTTTAGATTTCTTAAAAAGATACGGGTTTCCCATTGGTCCGGTATTGGCAAGGAGGATAGGCAGCGGCGAAGGTATGAGAAAGGTGGAAATGTTCAGGGAGGTTCTCAGAAGACTCGAGGCGGAACCATCGGAAGCAGTCTCCGTTGGTGACATGCCTGAAGACGGTCTTGCTTCAAGAGCCGTAGGCATGCTGTCCATAGGCGTTGCAGAATTTTCAACAGTCGATGTCGACGTCATGAGGAATAACTTCGACTACGTAATAGAGAGAATAACCGACCTCCCCAAATTCCTTGCGGATCTAGAAAGAGGCGATCTTTGA
- the twy1 gene encoding 4-demethylwyosine synthase TYW1, translated as MSTIPIHRPSRDELKALEKFKKAGYRIVGRHSAVKVCHWTKIALKGGKFCYKRWYGIRSHRCIQMTPTLQYCNMMCIFCWRFHSINRVSPYGGDWDEPKTILDGCIAAQRELLSGFKGNPKVTIQRFNEAVDPKHIAISLDGEPTLYPYLSDLIKEAKLRGMTTFLVTNGTMPEVLRELETLPTNLYVSLYGPDEETHKQVTRPLITDSWQRTVKSLELMSTFDCRRVVRLTLVKNYTMKYAEKYASLIKLAMPEFVECKAYMHVGESQKRLPREAMPSMEEVSAFAEELKGFLGYTLVTEDLDSRVVLLARPDVELSKIASF; from the coding sequence ATGTCGACGATCCCGATACATAGACCGTCTAGGGATGAACTTAAGGCATTGGAGAAGTTTAAGAAGGCAGGATACAGGATAGTAGGCAGACATTCCGCCGTGAAGGTCTGTCATTGGACGAAGATTGCGTTGAAAGGTGGTAAGTTCTGCTATAAGAGGTGGTACGGTATAAGGAGTCACAGATGCATTCAAATGACGCCGACGCTTCAATACTGCAACATGATGTGCATATTTTGCTGGCGCTTCCATAGTATAAACAGAGTTAGCCCGTATGGCGGGGATTGGGACGAGCCCAAGACGATACTTGACGGTTGCATAGCGGCACAACGGGAACTCCTTTCGGGTTTCAAGGGCAACCCCAAAGTTACCATTCAAAGGTTTAACGAGGCTGTTGACCCAAAACACATTGCCATATCGTTGGACGGTGAGCCTACACTCTATCCTTACCTTTCCGATTTGATAAAGGAGGCCAAGCTAAGAGGCATGACGACATTCCTCGTAACGAACGGTACGATGCCCGAGGTGCTCAGGGAGCTCGAAACTTTGCCCACTAACCTTTACGTAAGTCTGTACGGGCCTGATGAAGAGACGCATAAACAGGTTACGAGACCGCTCATAACAGACAGTTGGCAGAGAACGGTAAAAAGCCTGGAGTTGATGAGCACGTTTGATTGTAGGAGGGTTGTGAGGTTAACTTTGGTGAAAAACTACACGATGAAATACGCTGAAAAGTATGCAAGTTTAATAAAGCTCGCTATGCCAGAGTTTGTCGAGTGTAAAGCCTACATGCACGTAGGCGAGTCTCAAAAGAGGTTACCGAGAGAAGCTATGCCAAGCATGGAAGAAGTCTCGGCTTTCGCCGAAGAACTTAAAGGGTTTCTAGGCTATACGTTGGTAACCGAGGATCTCGATAGCAGAGTTGTGCTTTTGGCTAGGCCCGACGTTGAATTATCAAAGATCGCCTCTTTCTAG
- a CDS encoding mandelate racemase/muconate lactonizing enzyme family protein, producing MKITDVRLVSLYSPLKEPMRLSVGTLEKRPFALVEVHTDEGIIGLGETFVNFPPWSIEERRVTLENVKKLILGEDPTNVEVIWKKMYASLVKMGLQGGCKGAIIQVISGIDIALWDLLGKIKNQPICNLISNNPKQKLRLYATGLSASDPVGHAKKLVSQGYDTLKLRIGFDPEKDVELVRSVREAVGKDIRLIADANMAWDYEKALDMAKRLEKYELFWLEEPIMCDDLDGMSRLASELTTWIGAGENAYGLAEFERMVKKRAADVLMPDVSKTGGITESIRIAKLISSNGLPFSPHFYGSEVGFAATLHFVAATEGCLIVQRDISDVPLFKDMLKEPIKIDDGYAEVPKGPGLGIEINWEKLEKYRVS from the coding sequence TTGAAGATAACTGATGTGAGGCTTGTGTCGCTATACTCGCCCCTTAAGGAACCCATGAGGTTATCCGTCGGAACGCTTGAAAAAAGGCCGTTTGCCCTCGTTGAGGTTCATACGGATGAGGGCATAATCGGCCTTGGGGAGACCTTTGTGAACTTTCCACCGTGGTCGATTGAAGAGAGGAGAGTGACGCTCGAGAACGTTAAAAAGCTAATTTTGGGCGAAGACCCTACGAATGTCGAGGTCATATGGAAAAAGATGTACGCATCGTTAGTGAAGATGGGTCTTCAGGGCGGTTGTAAGGGTGCTATAATACAGGTGATCAGCGGGATAGATATAGCCCTTTGGGACCTACTTGGAAAGATAAAAAATCAACCTATATGCAATCTCATATCAAACAATCCAAAGCAGAAATTAAGGCTCTATGCAACAGGGCTTAGCGCTAGTGACCCGGTAGGGCATGCAAAGAAGTTGGTGTCACAAGGATACGACACCCTGAAGCTTAGGATAGGATTCGACCCCGAGAAGGACGTTGAGCTTGTGAGAAGCGTAAGGGAGGCCGTAGGCAAAGATATCAGACTGATCGCAGACGCAAACATGGCTTGGGATTACGAAAAGGCGTTAGATATGGCGAAGAGGCTAGAAAAGTATGAACTCTTTTGGCTCGAAGAACCGATTATGTGCGATGACCTAGACGGTATGTCAAGGCTTGCATCAGAACTCACCACCTGGATCGGCGCCGGAGAGAATGCATATGGTTTGGCCGAGTTTGAAAGAATGGTTAAGAAAAGGGCCGCTGACGTTCTTATGCCAGATGTCAGCAAGACCGGTGGTATAACTGAAAGTATTAGGATAGCCAAGTTAATAAGCTCTAATGGTCTGCCGTTCTCACCACACTTTTACGGCTCCGAAGTTGGATTTGCGGCGACCTTGCATTTTGTTGCAGCAACTGAGGGGTGCTTGATAGTTCAAAGAGACATATCAGACGTACCTCTCTTCAAGGATATGCTGAAGGAACCCATAAAGATAGACGACGGTTATGCTGAAGTGCCCAAGGGTCCCGGCTTAGGTATAGAGATAAATTGGGAAAAGTTAGAAAAGTACCGTGTAAGCTAA
- a CDS encoding D-glycerate dehydrogenase: MKPRVFVTNRIPESGIEILKKECEVIYREKDEPIPHEEFVKSVKDVQAILCHLTAKVNKEVIDAAPDLRVIGTITAGVDHIDVAYATSKGIYVTNSPAASEPVSEVAIGLMLAVARRIVEGDKYIREGNWKIQWTPFMMLGAELRGKTLGIIGLGKIGYATAVRAKAFGMNLIYYDIVRNQKAEEELGIKFVSLEELLKTSDFVSIHVFLSKETYHLLNEERLRMMKKTAFLINTSRGAVVDEKALIKALQEGWIAGAGLDVFEIEPLPMDSPLLKLPNVVLTPHIGNATYESRYAMAETGALNIIKVLKGEQPLSLFNPDVMKIRPLNKVKVI, translated from the coding sequence ATGAAACCAAGGGTGTTCGTCACTAACAGGATACCGGAATCTGGCATAGAAATTTTGAAAAAAGAGTGCGAAGTGATCTACAGGGAGAAGGATGAACCGATACCGCACGAAGAGTTTGTAAAAAGCGTGAAAGATGTTCAAGCGATACTTTGCCATTTGACAGCTAAGGTAAATAAAGAGGTAATAGATGCCGCACCAGACCTTAGAGTCATAGGCACTATTACGGCAGGTGTTGACCACATAGATGTGGCATACGCCACATCCAAAGGAATATACGTTACAAATTCTCCTGCGGCATCTGAGCCCGTATCTGAAGTCGCCATAGGTCTTATGCTTGCGGTTGCTAGGAGGATAGTTGAAGGCGACAAATACATCAGGGAAGGGAATTGGAAGATCCAATGGACACCATTCATGATGCTGGGAGCGGAACTTAGGGGCAAGACATTAGGTATAATTGGTCTGGGTAAGATAGGTTATGCGACGGCCGTAAGAGCAAAAGCGTTTGGTATGAACCTAATTTACTACGATATCGTCAGGAATCAAAAGGCCGAAGAAGAACTCGGGATAAAGTTCGTTAGCCTTGAGGAACTTCTAAAGACATCAGATTTCGTCTCTATACACGTATTCCTGTCCAAGGAAACGTATCATCTCCTAAACGAAGAGAGGCTTAGAATGATGAAGAAGACAGCGTTCCTAATAAACACCTCAAGGGGGGCCGTCGTAGATGAGAAAGCGTTGATAAAGGCATTGCAGGAGGGCTGGATAGCTGGTGCAGGACTCGATGTTTTCGAGATTGAGCCATTGCCCATGGATAGCCCATTACTGAAGCTTCCAAACGTAGTCTTAACGCCCCACATAGGCAATGCGACGTACGAGTCAAGGTATGCGATGGCGGAGACAGGTGCGTTGAATATTATCAAGGTCTTGAAAGGTGAGCAGCCGCTCTCGTTGTTCAACCCGGACGTCATGAAAATTAGGCCGCTTAACAAAGTTAAAGTGATTTAG
- a CDS encoding adenylosuccinate synthase, with amino-acid sequence MPVIIIIGLQWGDEGKGKIVDFISENADLAVRYQGGANAGHTVILNGKTYRFHHLPVAALRGKHVCLASGMVIDPVKLLDELESLNREGIQPKLTIDGKAHIVLDVYKMLDEAEESSGKGIGTTKKGIGPAYTYKSARVGIRFSDLLEIEFIKPRIERVLDITKALLSNVYNVHVDLNAERVTQFLYEVSLKLGKYVGDVSLLVNEALERGGLVILEGAQGTLLDIDHGTYPFVTSSNTTAGAACSSVGIGPKRVDEVIGVTKAYTTRVGKGPFPTEIEEPVASIIRERGKEYGTSTGRPRRVGWFDAVAVRYSIMLNGVTSIAMTKVDCLSGIDPVKVCLAYEFNGQEIKNFPSSLYVLERCKPVYVEMEGWRDLSKEEKSEALKGNFDVLPKQLRDYVTFLEKLLARPIKYLSIGAERFETIIR; translated from the coding sequence ATGCCGGTTATAATAATCATTGGTCTCCAATGGGGCGATGAGGGTAAAGGCAAGATCGTGGACTTTATATCGGAAAACGCGGACTTGGCAGTAAGATACCAAGGCGGTGCCAATGCAGGTCATACTGTTATCCTTAATGGGAAGACTTACAGGTTTCATCACCTACCAGTCGCCGCGCTTAGGGGCAAGCACGTCTGCCTTGCCTCAGGCATGGTTATAGACCCCGTAAAGCTTCTTGACGAATTGGAATCGTTAAACAGGGAGGGCATACAACCTAAGCTGACGATAGACGGCAAGGCGCACATAGTGTTGGACGTTTATAAGATGTTAGATGAGGCGGAAGAGTCGTCTGGCAAGGGCATCGGAACAACTAAAAAAGGGATAGGCCCCGCTTATACCTACAAGTCTGCGAGGGTAGGTATAAGATTCTCTGATTTGCTTGAGATAGAGTTCATCAAGCCTAGGATCGAAAGGGTTTTAGATATAACAAAAGCCCTCCTATCTAACGTCTATAACGTACATGTAGATTTGAACGCAGAACGTGTAACCCAGTTTCTTTATGAAGTTTCTTTAAAGCTAGGAAAATATGTCGGAGACGTGTCGCTTCTTGTTAACGAGGCGTTAGAGCGGGGAGGGCTTGTCATATTAGAAGGGGCTCAAGGGACGCTATTGGATATAGACCACGGAACCTACCCTTTCGTCACGTCCTCTAACACGACGGCAGGAGCTGCATGCAGTAGCGTGGGTATAGGTCCGAAGAGAGTTGATGAGGTCATAGGCGTAACTAAGGCGTATACTACGAGGGTCGGCAAAGGTCCGTTTCCAACAGAGATAGAAGAACCTGTAGCCTCAATAATAAGGGAGAGAGGTAAAGAATATGGAACCTCAACCGGGAGACCCAGAAGAGTGGGTTGGTTTGACGCAGTAGCTGTAAGGTATTCGATAATGCTAAATGGTGTCACTTCCATCGCCATGACGAAAGTTGACTGTCTTTCTGGTATAGATCCAGTTAAGGTCTGTTTGGCTTACGAATTTAACGGTCAAGAAATCAAAAACTTCCCAAGTTCGCTATATGTGCTAGAAAGATGTAAACCTGTTTACGTCGAGATGGAAGGTTGGAGGGATCTTTCAAAGGAAGAAAAAAGCGAGGCGCTTAAGGGAAACTTTGATGTTCTTCCAAAGCAGCTAAGGGATTACGTAACATTTCTGGAAAAACTTCTGGCACGTCCGATCAAGTATTTGTCGATTGGTGCAGAAAGGTTTGAAACAATTATAAGGTAA
- the guaB gene encoding IMP dehydrogenase — translation MVVKEIEKGLTFDDVLLAPQKSSLRSRKEVSTETLFTKKIRLNIPIVSSAMDTVTESDMAIVMARHGGIGVIHRFMSIERQAQEVQRVKRAENIIIEKPYVLPLKSTVGKAKELMENYGVGGLLVVDDDGKLKGLVTKRDILFEENYEKPITEVMTPRERLVVSTRKITLEEAKEIFRKYKVEKLPLVDENDKVVGLVTAKDIMIKSMYPNAARDHKGRLLVAAAIGIKEGYLDRADVLLNAGADALVIDVAHGHTEEVIRAVKKLKQTFGDVQVVAGNVATPEGFEDLASAGADAVKVGIGPGAVCTTRIVTGVGVPQLTAILSCAEKSIELDVPMIADGGIRNSGDLVKAIAAGASTVMIGSLLAGTDESPGATISRGGRKYKVYRGMASFYAMLARDLKEGKQIDLDLDSIADYAYTSEGVEAYVPYRGSASELLRQLVSALRAGMSYCGARNIRELWSNAKFISLSEAGIKESYPHDVEVIE, via the coding sequence GTGGTCGTAAAAGAAATAGAGAAAGGTTTAACCTTCGACGACGTTCTTCTTGCACCTCAGAAATCCTCTCTACGCTCTAGGAAGGAGGTTTCAACTGAAACTTTATTCACGAAGAAGATACGACTTAACATACCTATAGTATCTTCGGCGATGGACACTGTTACGGAATCGGATATGGCGATTGTGATGGCGAGGCACGGAGGCATAGGCGTTATACATAGGTTCATGTCTATTGAGCGACAAGCTCAGGAAGTTCAGCGCGTCAAGAGGGCCGAAAATATAATTATAGAAAAACCTTACGTGCTACCATTAAAAAGCACAGTCGGAAAAGCAAAGGAGCTCATGGAAAACTACGGCGTAGGAGGGCTTTTGGTTGTTGACGATGACGGTAAGCTCAAAGGTCTGGTTACGAAGCGCGACATACTATTCGAAGAGAACTACGAGAAGCCTATAACAGAAGTTATGACACCTAGGGAAAGGCTCGTGGTTTCAACCCGTAAGATAACACTCGAAGAGGCAAAAGAGATATTCAGAAAGTACAAAGTTGAAAAGTTACCACTCGTAGACGAGAATGACAAGGTAGTCGGTCTTGTGACAGCAAAAGACATCATGATTAAGAGCATGTACCCAAACGCTGCAAGAGACCATAAGGGCAGGCTTTTAGTTGCTGCCGCAATAGGAATAAAGGAGGGTTATCTAGACAGGGCAGATGTACTCTTAAATGCGGGTGCGGATGCCTTAGTCATCGATGTCGCTCATGGCCATACGGAAGAGGTCATAAGAGCCGTGAAGAAACTTAAACAAACATTTGGTGATGTCCAGGTGGTTGCTGGCAATGTAGCTACACCTGAAGGGTTTGAGGACCTTGCTTCCGCCGGTGCTGATGCCGTCAAGGTCGGGATAGGTCCGGGTGCGGTATGCACTACGAGGATCGTAACGGGTGTCGGTGTACCGCAACTTACTGCGATACTCAGCTGTGCTGAGAAGTCTATAGAGTTGGACGTACCCATGATAGCCGACGGCGGTATACGCAATAGTGGAGACCTAGTGAAAGCGATTGCTGCGGGAGCATCAACCGTAATGATAGGTAGCCTCCTTGCCGGTACAGATGAGAGTCCTGGTGCAACGATATCAAGGGGTGGTAGAAAGTACAAGGTCTACAGAGGTATGGCATCATTCTATGCCATGTTAGCTAGAGATCTCAAGGAGGGTAAGCAAATAGATTTGGACTTAGACTCCATAGCAGATTACGCATATACTTCTGAAGGTGTCGAGGCGTACGTACCCTACAGGGGAAGTGCCTCGGAACTTCTTAGACAACTCGTGTCGGCCCTTAGAGCTGGCATGAGTTACTGTGGTGCAAGAAACATTAGAGAACTTTGGAGCAATGCCAAGTTTATCAGCCTCTCAGAAGCCGGCATAAAAGAGAGCTATCCACATGATGTGGAGGTAATAGAGTGA
- a CDS encoding formate--phosphoribosylaminoimidazolecarboxamide ligase, with amino-acid sequence MNVSIATYGSHSALQILKGAKDEGLRAILLCPKNRRKLYGRFRLADELLLVNGVEDLLKEEIQKDLINKGSVLVPHGTIISDVDINSFVKDFRVPIFGNRELLVWESDRELKERLLREAGIKVPRAFSSPDEVDCPVIVKLPGAEGGRGYFLASGREDLMRKLTELGVRASRELYIQEYVLGVTVYPHFFYSPLKGEVELLGIDRRYETNVDALGRIPASNQLSLDLQPTYEVVGNIPLVLRESMLERFFDIAERFVEATKRLVPPGMIGPFCIEAACRAPDDILVFEFSARIVAGTNLFINGSPYSYLLYGEGMSMGRRIAKEIKLACETFELDKLVT; translated from the coding sequence TTGAACGTATCGATCGCAACCTATGGTTCGCACTCAGCACTTCAGATACTAAAAGGTGCCAAGGACGAGGGGCTTAGGGCTATACTTCTATGCCCTAAGAACCGTCGCAAGCTCTACGGGAGGTTTAGGCTAGCCGACGAGTTACTCTTGGTAAACGGTGTGGAAGATCTACTAAAAGAGGAGATACAAAAGGATCTAATAAACAAGGGTAGCGTGCTAGTGCCGCACGGAACGATAATATCGGATGTCGATATCAACAGCTTCGTCAAAGACTTCAGAGTCCCGATATTTGGAAATAGAGAGCTCCTCGTTTGGGAATCTGACAGAGAGCTCAAGGAAAGGCTCCTTAGAGAGGCAGGCATAAAGGTACCTAGGGCCTTCAGTTCACCGGATGAAGTAGACTGTCCTGTCATAGTCAAGCTGCCAGGAGCGGAAGGAGGTAGAGGCTACTTCTTAGCAAGCGGAAGAGAAGACTTGATGAGAAAACTGACGGAGTTAGGCGTACGGGCAAGTCGCGAGCTTTACATACAGGAATACGTACTAGGTGTGACGGTATATCCTCACTTCTTCTACTCGCCCCTTAAGGGAGAGGTAGAGTTACTTGGTATTGACAGAAGATATGAAACTAATGTCGACGCCTTAGGAAGGATACCAGCATCGAATCAGCTGAGTCTTGACTTGCAACCAACGTACGAAGTCGTAGGCAACATACCCCTAGTCTTAAGGGAATCCATGTTAGAGAGGTTCTTTGATATCGCCGAGAGGTTCGTTGAAGCCACGAAAAGGCTCGTGCCACCGGGCATGATAGGGCCTTTTTGTATAGAAGCCGCTTGTAGGGCGCCTGATGACATACTCGTATTTGAGTTCTCAGCCAGGATAGTCGCTGGCACAAACCTTTTCATAAACGGCTCGCCCTACTCTTACCTATTATATGGCGAGGGTATGAGCATGGGTAGGAGGATAGCTAAGGAGATAAAGCTTGCATGCGAAACTTTTGAGCTAGATAAACTCGTGACCTAG
- a CDS encoding formate--phosphoribosylaminoimidazolecarboxamide ligase family protein codes for MIDRSRISEIIESYDAGFLSVSCIGSHSALEVFDGAKDEGFSTIAVCQKDRMRAYVHFKRIVDRMIVIDKFSEVLREDVMKELRASNSIFVPNRSFTTYVPYEGIENEFLVPIFGNRALLKAEERWAERNQYYLLSKAGIRMPMRFGSPDEIDRPVIVKVQEAKRKAERAFFIASSPSEYRQKARERIEAGLISEDGLSEAVIEEFVIGTLFNFNYFYSPIDGRLEFLGADRRLQTNLYDFVNLPAKEQLEVNVLLQNIEVGHQPASIRESLLEKVLEVGEKFVETVREEYPPGIIGPFALQGAINKDLEFVVFDVSLRVPGSPMLTTTSPYSKYYYGFIVGVGRRIAMEIKRAAEQDRLKEVVT; via the coding sequence TTGATTGACAGGTCCAGAATATCAGAGATTATAGAGAGTTACGACGCGGGATTCTTGTCAGTTAGTTGCATAGGCAGCCATTCGGCCCTGGAGGTCTTCGACGGCGCAAAAGATGAGGGGTTTTCGACGATAGCTGTTTGTCAAAAAGACAGGATGAGGGCCTACGTTCACTTTAAAAGAATAGTCGACAGGATGATCGTGATAGACAAATTTAGCGAGGTTTTAAGAGAAGACGTAATGAAAGAGCTAAGGGCATCAAACTCCATCTTCGTTCCCAACAGGTCCTTTACAACTTACGTGCCGTACGAAGGGATAGAGAACGAATTCTTGGTACCGATATTTGGCAACAGGGCCCTGCTAAAGGCAGAGGAGAGGTGGGCTGAAAGGAACCAGTATTATCTCCTATCAAAGGCTGGTATAAGGATGCCTATGAGGTTCGGTTCTCCCGATGAAATAGACAGGCCCGTAATAGTAAAGGTACAAGAAGCCAAGAGGAAGGCGGAGAGGGCCTTCTTTATTGCATCCTCACCATCGGAATATAGACAAAAAGCTCGGGAAAGGATTGAAGCGGGTCTGATATCCGAGGATGGATTATCCGAGGCTGTGATAGAAGAGTTCGTTATAGGTACACTCTTCAATTTCAATTACTTCTACTCGCCTATCGATGGGCGGCTTGAGTTTCTTGGGGCGGACAGAAGACTCCAGACGAATCTCTACGACTTCGTCAATCTTCCCGCCAAAGAACAGCTTGAAGTAAACGTCCTACTGCAGAACATAGAAGTGGGTCATCAGCCAGCATCCATAAGGGAATCGTTGTTGGAGAAAGTATTGGAAGTTGGTGAGAAGTTTGTAGAGACCGTAAGGGAAGAATATCCACCGGGCATAATAGGACCGTTCGCTCTTCAGGGCGCAATAAATAAGGATTTAGAATTCGTAGTTTTTGACGTCTCGCTGAGGGTTCCGGGAAGCCCGATGCTAACCACGACTAGCCCTTATTCAAAGTATTATTACGGTTTTATTGTAGGTGTCGGTAGGAGGATAGCGATGGAGATCAAAAGGGCAGCAGAACAGGATAGGTTAAAGGAGGTGGTTACTTGA
- the speD gene encoding adenosylmethionine decarboxylase, translating to MLSSYKLTTFKKNEDSIVGKHVYGNLYGCDARLIANERYLRKLVREAVKIANMHLVELKSWKFFSKKGGVSVIALITESHVAVHTWPEYQYATVDVYTCGHESQPEKAFEHILKGLAPKEYTRHFADRSSTTIRTEVVREGS from the coding sequence ATGTTGAGTAGCTACAAGTTGACTACATTCAAGAAGAATGAGGACAGTATAGTCGGTAAGCACGTTTATGGGAATCTATACGGATGCGACGCCCGTCTGATAGCTAATGAGAGGTATCTGAGAAAGCTGGTAAGAGAGGCTGTCAAGATAGCAAACATGCACTTGGTCGAGCTTAAGTCGTGGAAGTTCTTCAGTAAGAAGGGTGGCGTATCTGTTATAGCTCTAATTACGGAAAGCCATGTTGCGGTACATACATGGCCTGAGTATCAGTATGCAACGGTTGACGTTTATACCTGCGGTCACGAAAGCCAGCCTGAGAAAGCCTTTGAACATATACTCAAAGGGTTAGCCCCGAAAGAGTACACAAGACACTTTGCCGATAGGTCGTCCACTACGATCAGGACCGAAGTGGTCCGGGAAGGGAGCTAA
- a CDS encoding Mrp/NBP35 family ATP-binding protein — MLTKEKILQTLKSVVDPELGVDIISLGMVKEVSIENGSIRVTLELTTPACPFRNQLKEDVERVLKTLAGVSDVKVDVVARTIPLRVGDKVLLGVKNIIAIASGKGGVGKSTVAVNVGLALSESGASVGILDADIYGPTIPKLLDIKIEPTSAGNKIVPAVSYNGIKVMSMGFLLQEEEPVIWRGPLVANVIKQFLMDVEWGELDYLIVDLPPGTGDASLTLAQSIPLTGVVIVSTPQDAALRIAIKALNMFRRLNVEVIGVVENMSYFVCPNCGHVSEIFGKGNVKATCERLGTRFLGEVPLDPDIRLNGDLGRPIMIAAPKSESAEAFRRIAYAIAGSVSVLAHKRKGMVGGTESVM, encoded by the coding sequence TTGCTAACAAAAGAGAAGATCCTCCAAACACTTAAGAGCGTCGTTGACCCGGAGCTTGGTGTTGACATAATCTCCTTAGGAATGGTAAAGGAGGTTAGTATAGAAAATGGCTCTATCAGAGTGACTTTGGAGCTAACAACACCTGCCTGCCCGTTTCGTAACCAGCTGAAAGAGGATGTCGAGAGAGTTTTAAAGACGTTAGCTGGGGTTTCCGACGTCAAGGTGGACGTGGTCGCTCGCACCATCCCTCTAAGGGTCGGAGACAAAGTTCTTCTAGGTGTAAAGAACATAATCGCAATTGCTAGCGGTAAAGGTGGTGTCGGCAAATCCACGGTTGCCGTGAACGTAGGCCTAGCCCTAAGCGAGTCCGGCGCGAGCGTAGGCATACTCGATGCAGACATATACGGACCCACTATACCTAAACTCTTGGACATCAAAATAGAGCCTACTAGCGCCGGTAATAAGATAGTGCCAGCGGTAAGTTATAACGGCATAAAGGTTATGTCTATGGGTTTTCTTCTCCAAGAAGAAGAGCCCGTAATATGGCGGGGTCCGCTAGTGGCGAACGTCATCAAGCAGTTCTTAATGGACGTGGAGTGGGGCGAACTTGATTACCTAATAGTAGACCTTCCACCCGGAACTGGCGATGCATCTTTAACACTAGCACAGAGCATCCCTCTTACGGGCGTTGTCATAGTTAGCACGCCCCAAGACGCTGCGCTGAGGATAGCTATAAAGGCCCTGAATATGTTTAGGAGGTTGAATGTCGAGGTAATAGGGGTAGTTGAGAATATGAGCTACTTTGTTTGTCCTAACTGTGGTCATGTATCCGAGATATTCGGGAAGGGTAACGTTAAGGCTACCTGTGAGAGGCTGGGAACGAGGTTTTTGGGTGAGGTGCCGTTAGATCCGGACATAAGGCTCAATGGTGACCTTGGAAGACCTATTATGATCGCAGCACCGAAATCTGAGTCAGCAGAAGCCTTTAGAAGGATAGCTTATGCGATAGCGGGTAGCGTCTCGGTTTTAGCCCATAAAAGAAAAGGTATGGTTGGAGGGACCGAGAGTGTCATGTGA